One window of Bacillus sp. THAF10 genomic DNA carries:
- a CDS encoding GNAT family N-acetyltransferase yields METKRLMLKKQQLEDADRIEELASDYELAKTTLYVPHPYPKGSAKDFIKKNWQQKENGLYTWSIIEKESNSLVGLINIKVTPAFKRGELGYWIGRPYWNQGYGTEAAKAVMAYGFEELGLNKVFAGAIKENPGSWRIMEKLGMKHEGVWRQHGMRDGTFFDLTYYGMLREEYERLYAK; encoded by the coding sequence GTGGAAACAAAAAGACTTATGCTAAAGAAACAACAGCTTGAAGACGCAGACCGAATTGAGGAGCTTGCTAGCGACTATGAGCTGGCCAAAACTACACTCTATGTTCCGCATCCATATCCAAAGGGCTCCGCCAAGGATTTTATCAAGAAAAACTGGCAGCAAAAAGAAAACGGCTTGTACACTTGGTCCATCATTGAAAAAGAGAGTAATAGTTTGGTAGGTCTCATCAACATTAAAGTAACACCGGCCTTCAAACGTGGGGAGCTTGGCTATTGGATTGGCCGTCCATATTGGAACCAAGGCTATGGAACAGAAGCTGCCAAAGCAGTGATGGCATACGGCTTTGAGGAACTTGGGCTCAACAAAGTGTTCGCAGGTGCTATTAAAGAAAACCCAGGATCGTGGCGCATCATGGAAAAGCTCGGCATGAAACACGAAGGAGTATGGCGACAGCACGGCATGCGCGACGGCACGTTCTTTGATCTGACATACTACGGGATGTTGCGGGAGGAATACGAGAGGTTATACGCAAAGTAA
- a CDS encoding DeoR/GlpR family DNA-binding transcription regulator, translating to MFTDERRGEILRKLEVAGRVTAKDLAEEFQMSIDSIRRDLSIMEEQGLLKRTHGGAIPVTSARTLPRPPAERFGDGTDFQHAIAQKAATYIRNDKTIFIGGASIHYVLLKYLPTDIPFTVLTNSVEIAYALRDRENVTTYLIGGQVKSSGNITDSLANEFARQFTVDLCFATGGALSAKGLSTATPEVAIFYKTIYNNAKRLIALVEHTKIGQEMFAGMYSLEKLDVVITDEETDEEKVKAIQAAGVEVLVAKN from the coding sequence TTGTTTACAGATGAAAGACGGGGAGAAATTTTACGAAAGCTTGAAGTTGCAGGACGCGTAACAGCGAAGGATTTGGCGGAGGAATTCCAAATGTCTATTGATTCCATTCGTCGCGATTTATCCATAATGGAGGAACAAGGGTTGCTAAAACGTACTCACGGAGGAGCCATCCCAGTAACTTCCGCAAGAACATTACCAAGGCCTCCAGCCGAGCGTTTTGGAGATGGAACAGATTTTCAGCATGCCATCGCCCAAAAAGCCGCTACCTACATTCGGAACGATAAAACCATCTTTATTGGGGGAGCTTCAATTCACTATGTACTACTGAAGTATTTGCCGACCGACATCCCTTTCACGGTGCTGACAAATTCCGTGGAGATTGCTTATGCACTGAGAGATCGTGAGAATGTGACTACCTATCTCATCGGAGGTCAGGTGAAAAGCTCCGGGAATATTACTGACTCTTTAGCCAACGAATTTGCTCGACAGTTTACCGTGGACCTTTGCTTTGCGACTGGTGGAGCACTTTCCGCAAAAGGCCTAAGCACCGCAACGCCAGAAGTCGCTATTTTCTACAAGACGATTTATAACAACGCGAAAAGATTGATTGCCTTAGTGGAGCACACAAAGATCGGGCAAGAAATGTTTGCAGGGATGTATTCACTGGAAAAATTAGATGTTGTCATTACCGATGAAGAGACGGATGAGGAGAAAGTGAAAGCAATTCAGGCCGCTGGGGTGGAGGTTTTGGTGGCGAAGAATTAA
- a CDS encoding aminoglycoside adenylyltransferase domain-containing protein, translating into MKHVPADVQSLLHTYVKEIQEQLPTIVTGLYLQGSIVLDAYEEGKSDIDFVTTTARPITEDEALMIKGIHEKLEQTCIKPKMDGFYVQASQPLAEGYFYNEGSFGKAVHDVPVTWWVLKNKGITILGPSIETLPVEANTEKLLSYVKENMQSYWGTRVVHIEQSVEKYAAAPTLLIEEELEWTVLGLLRQFYTLKERDIISKLGAGEYGLQKIEQQWHPLIKEACNIRTGNSERFYPTNEERLRAMIRFGKELIYC; encoded by the coding sequence TTGAAGCATGTTCCAGCGGATGTCCAAAGCCTGTTACATACATATGTAAAAGAAATACAGGAGCAGCTACCAACCATCGTTACCGGGCTGTATCTTCAAGGCTCTATCGTTCTTGATGCATACGAAGAAGGGAAAAGTGATATTGATTTTGTTACTACTACAGCGCGTCCGATAACAGAGGATGAGGCCCTGATGATAAAAGGTATTCATGAAAAACTAGAACAAACATGCATAAAACCGAAAATGGATGGTTTTTATGTGCAAGCATCGCAACCGCTTGCTGAGGGTTATTTTTATAACGAAGGAAGCTTCGGCAAGGCGGTTCACGATGTTCCTGTTACATGGTGGGTTCTGAAAAATAAGGGCATTACCATTTTGGGACCTTCTATAGAAACTCTTCCTGTTGAAGCGAATACAGAAAAGCTCCTTTCCTATGTAAAAGAAAACATGCAAAGCTATTGGGGAACAAGGGTGGTTCACATTGAGCAGTCGGTTGAAAAGTACGCAGCCGCACCAACACTCCTCATTGAAGAGGAACTAGAGTGGACTGTGCTGGGGTTGTTACGCCAATTTTATACGCTAAAAGAACGTGACATTATCTCGAAGCTTGGTGCGGGTGAATATGGATTGCAGAAAATAGAGCAGCAATGGCATCCTCTCATAAAAGAAGCATGTAATATCCGAACAGGAAACTCCGAACGATTCTACCCAACCAATGAAGAGCGGCTAAGAGCAATGATTCGATTTGGAAAGGAGCTGATATATTGCTAG
- a CDS encoding YdbC family protein, producing MLVKWITCQVTEENRASFSKAQEQWKSLSSCEGFHGQMGGWNACNLTEACIVALWEDKQSYHTFMNGYHDTIVEKNDQAKTYEKIEVKLVEVEERVKLLYTVGIVEGRQLFVPNTPLNLAFLATIKIRMESNWTVEGRA from the coding sequence TTGCTAGTAAAATGGATTACGTGTCAGGTCACGGAGGAGAACAGAGCCTCATTTTCGAAAGCCCAAGAGCAATGGAAAAGCTTAAGCAGCTGCGAAGGTTTCCACGGTCAAATGGGCGGGTGGAATGCATGCAATCTTACTGAGGCTTGCATTGTTGCATTATGGGAAGACAAGCAATCCTATCATACTTTTATGAACGGTTACCATGACACAATCGTTGAAAAAAATGACCAGGCTAAAACCTATGAAAAGATAGAGGTAAAGCTAGTGGAGGTAGAGGAGAGGGTCAAGTTACTTTATACTGTCGGAATCGTGGAAGGCAGGCAACTTTTCGTTCCGAACACGCCGTTAAATCTAGCATTCTTAGCAACTATCAAAATAAGGATGGAATCGAACTGGACGGTGGAGGGAAGAGCATGA
- a CDS encoding short-chain dehydrogenase, which produces MKQALVIGGTGMLKEVCIWLTEQDFHVTVVARYPVKMEALIAAASPEKITPVLADYMQTAQLKSKLQGQYDLIIAWVHSGGEAAVQMLLAKTNEFYHVLGSRADLKKIKEGLKIPESCNYHQVQLGFILQGESSRWLKNSEIAAGVIEAVKRKQPRSLVGTIEPWEKRP; this is translated from the coding sequence ATGAAGCAAGCACTTGTCATTGGTGGAACTGGCATGCTGAAGGAGGTTTGCATTTGGCTGACAGAGCAAGATTTTCACGTCACTGTCGTGGCAAGATATCCTGTGAAAATGGAAGCATTAATTGCTGCAGCTTCACCAGAAAAAATCACGCCAGTGTTGGCCGATTACATGCAAACCGCACAACTAAAGAGTAAGCTGCAAGGACAGTATGATCTCATTATTGCTTGGGTTCATAGTGGCGGGGAGGCAGCGGTTCAGATGCTACTCGCTAAAACCAATGAATTTTATCATGTATTGGGTAGTCGCGCAGACCTTAAGAAAATAAAAGAAGGGTTAAAAATCCCAGAAAGCTGCAATTATCACCAGGTGCAGCTAGGCTTTATTTTGCAAGGGGAGAGCTCGAGATGGCTCAAAAATAGCGAGATTGCAGCGGGAGTCATAGAAGCGGTGAAAAGGAAACAGCCGCGTTCGCTTGTAGGAACTATAGAGCCATGGGAAAAACGACCTTAG
- a CDS encoding DUF4440 domain-containing protein: MSYQEALETYINATNTHDFDQVQECLHKDAVYWFTNATCTTPAEIRAFFENAWNTIKEEKYMAENVEWLVTDEVTAVCLYTFRFEGYMNGEFLSGSGRATNVFVKKDGKWLLIHEHLSR, encoded by the coding sequence ATGAGCTATCAAGAAGCACTAGAAACCTACATAAACGCAACTAATACCCACGATTTTGATCAGGTGCAGGAGTGTCTCCACAAGGATGCGGTTTATTGGTTTACAAACGCAACCTGCACGACACCTGCAGAAATACGAGCTTTTTTTGAAAATGCCTGGAATACAATTAAGGAAGAAAAGTATATGGCAGAAAACGTGGAATGGCTGGTAACGGATGAGGTGACAGCGGTTTGTCTCTACACCTTCCGTTTTGAAGGGTACATGAATGGCGAATTCCTATCTGGTAGCGGGAGAGCGACCAATGTTTTTGTAAAAAAAGACGGCAAGTGGCTATTAATACATGAGCATTTGAGCCGATAA
- a CDS encoding GNAT family N-acetyltransferase: MFVHKIDEELALKLAEVKDAERLYELTDNSREYLREWLPWVDFTKSADDTRNFIKMTRQSYADNKALTAMILYKGEIVGSAGFNTLDWSNKVANIGYWLDKDYQGKGIMTRVAGALTDYAITELGMNRVDIRAAEKNVKSRSIPERLGFTLEGKIRQAEWLYDHHVDHMVYGMLAEEWKKKSQ; this comes from the coding sequence ATGTTTGTACATAAAATTGATGAGGAACTAGCTTTAAAATTAGCAGAAGTAAAGGACGCAGAAAGACTTTATGAACTGACAGATAACTCTCGAGAATACCTGCGTGAGTGGTTGCCATGGGTAGATTTTACGAAAAGTGCCGATGACACGCGTAACTTTATCAAAATGACAAGACAAAGCTATGCAGATAACAAAGCGTTGACGGCGATGATTTTGTACAAGGGAGAAATCGTTGGGTCCGCAGGCTTCAACACGCTGGATTGGTCGAACAAGGTTGCTAATATCGGTTATTGGCTTGATAAGGATTACCAAGGAAAGGGCATCATGACAAGGGTTGCAGGGGCACTCACGGATTATGCGATCACTGAGCTTGGCATGAATCGTGTGGACATTCGGGCTGCCGAGAAAAATGTGAAAAGCCGCAGTATTCCGGAACGACTTGGTTTCACGCTGGAAGGGAAAATTCGTCAGGCGGAGTGGCTGTATGACCATCATGTGGACCATATGGTGTATGGAATGCTGGCGGAGGAGTGGAAGAAAAAATCGCAATAA
- a CDS encoding VOC family protein — protein MFKRIDTVFLEVTNMEKSIRWYTEVLGFTVRWHDKENGYAAMEVGETPITLVKAAEVTPGKHCLLNFYAADIHGANHLLKERGVEVADVMDYGNVLSFEFKDPDGHILGVCYFEE, from the coding sequence ATGTTTAAACGGATTGACACGGTCTTCTTGGAAGTAACGAATATGGAGAAATCCATCCGCTGGTATACCGAAGTGCTTGGTTTTACCGTAAGATGGCATGATAAGGAAAATGGCTATGCGGCAATGGAAGTGGGTGAGACGCCTATCACGCTCGTGAAGGCGGCAGAAGTTACACCAGGAAAGCATTGTTTGTTGAATTTCTATGCTGCGGATATTCACGGTGCTAATCATTTGCTTAAGGAACGTGGCGTGGAGGTTGCGGACGTTATGGATTACGGAAATGTCTTATCTTTTGAATTTAAAGATCCCGATGGTCATATTTTAGGGGTTTGTTATTTTGAAGAGTGA
- a CDS encoding uracil/xanthine transporter: MKRYSFTMFSSVQWLFFIFANTVVVPLSVGAAFDVAPEVARTMLSASLLFTGLACIFQGWMGHRYPLMEGHSGLLWGVMLNLGITAQSLGMSFTQIGGGVATGLLLAGALTMIMALLGWTKVLPRIFTPMVMTVYLYLLTFQLMMVFFQGMLGVTDDGGMNVQVSLLSVALVIFVSVLKIKAPRAVGNFSILIGIVVGWILYALLFPDGGQEAPAAEFAFALFPLGAPNLEYGIIAVTFFAGLMNLSNTIASVQAAATLYGETAGAGQFRNSFFLTGLFSVFASLFGLVPYTPFTSTIGFLQSTRILERRPFFIGGALLAVIGLVPPLTSFLVTMPMTVGNAVLFVAYLQLFGTAYASLNGAEFNSDTIFRLAMPVLLGVCLMNTSPSVFSPLPVLLQPFVANGLIMGVLLSIVLEKVTNWRRYELDNI; this comes from the coding sequence ATGAAACGTTACTCTTTTACGATGTTTTCATCGGTGCAATGGTTGTTTTTTATTTTTGCTAATACGGTGGTCGTTCCACTCTCGGTCGGTGCCGCCTTTGATGTGGCACCGGAAGTCGCGCGAACCATGCTGAGTGCGTCACTCCTCTTCACTGGTCTCGCCTGCATTTTTCAAGGCTGGATGGGACATCGCTATCCGTTAATGGAGGGACACTCCGGACTCTTGTGGGGTGTGATGCTGAATCTTGGGATTACTGCACAGTCTCTAGGTATGAGTTTTACTCAGATTGGTGGTGGAGTGGCAACTGGTCTATTGCTTGCTGGTGCATTGACGATGATCATGGCGCTGCTTGGATGGACAAAGGTACTGCCACGCATCTTTACGCCGATGGTCATGACGGTTTATTTGTATTTGCTAACCTTTCAGCTCATGATGGTGTTTTTTCAAGGTATGCTCGGGGTGACGGACGACGGCGGAATGAACGTCCAAGTCAGCTTGCTCTCAGTCGCCTTGGTTATTTTCGTCAGTGTCTTAAAAATAAAAGCCCCAAGAGCTGTTGGCAATTTTTCGATTCTAATTGGAATAGTGGTTGGGTGGATTTTGTATGCTTTACTGTTTCCAGACGGAGGCCAGGAAGCACCAGCAGCTGAATTCGCGTTTGCGTTATTTCCACTCGGCGCGCCAAACTTAGAGTACGGCATCATCGCGGTCACATTTTTTGCTGGCTTGATGAATTTAAGCAACACGATTGCGTCGGTGCAGGCGGCAGCAACCTTGTACGGGGAAACGGCAGGTGCCGGACAATTCCGCAATTCCTTCTTTTTAACGGGGTTGTTCTCTGTATTTGCATCCTTATTTGGCTTGGTTCCTTACACACCTTTTACCTCCACGATTGGCTTTTTACAGAGCACGAGAATTTTGGAGCGCAGGCCATTTTTCATTGGTGGTGCGTTGCTTGCAGTGATTGGCCTTGTGCCACCACTCACCTCATTTCTTGTCACCATGCCGATGACAGTCGGAAACGCCGTGTTGTTTGTCGCGTACCTACAGCTATTTGGGACCGCTTATGCAAGTCTAAACGGAGCGGAGTTCAACTCAGATACTATTTTTCGACTCGCCATGCCAGTATTGCTTGGTGTTTGCTTGATGAACACCTCACCGTCAGTGTTTAGCCCTCTGCCAGTCTTGCTACAACCGTTTGTGGCAAACGGCCTGATTATGGGTGTGCTGCTTTCCATTGTGCTGGAGAAGGTGACGAATTGGCGGAGGTACGAGCTGGATAATATATAG
- a CDS encoding YebC/PmpR family DNA-binding transcriptional regulator: MGRKWNNIKEKKAAKDANNSRVYSKFALEIFVAAKQGEPNPESNMALKFVLERAKTYNVPRNIIDRAIEKAKGGGDEKYDELRYEGFGPNGSMIIVDTLTNNVNRTASEVRAAFGKNGGNMGVSGSVAYMFDATAVFAFEGKSSDDVLEILMEADLDVRDIMEEDETVVVYAEPDQFHAVQTALKDAGIEEFSVAELTMLAQNEVELSGDAEAQFEKLIDTLEDLDDVQRVYHNVDLG; encoded by the coding sequence ATGGGTCGTAAATGGAACAACATTAAGGAAAAAAAGGCGGCAAAGGACGCGAATAACAGTAGAGTGTATTCCAAGTTTGCCCTTGAAATTTTTGTAGCAGCAAAGCAAGGCGAGCCGAATCCTGAATCCAATATGGCACTAAAATTTGTTTTAGAGCGTGCGAAAACATATAACGTACCACGCAACATTATTGACCGCGCGATTGAAAAAGCAAAAGGTGGCGGCGATGAGAAATACGACGAGCTACGTTATGAGGGCTTTGGACCGAATGGCTCGATGATTATTGTCGATACCCTTACTAACAACGTGAACCGCACAGCTTCTGAAGTGCGCGCAGCTTTTGGTAAAAACGGCGGCAATATGGGCGTTAGTGGTTCTGTTGCTTACATGTTTGATGCAACGGCAGTATTTGCGTTTGAAGGAAAATCTTCCGATGACGTACTTGAAATTCTGATGGAAGCAGATCTTGATGTGCGTGACATCATGGAGGAAGACGAAACGGTGGTCGTGTACGCAGAGCCAGACCAATTCCACGCGGTGCAAACAGCATTAAAGGATGCTGGAATCGAGGAATTCTCTGTTGCCGAGCTAACGATGCTTGCGCAAAATGAAGTGGAGCTTTCCGGTGATGCGGAAGCGCAGTTTGAGAAATTGATAGACACACTTGAGGATCTAGACGATGTGCAGCGTGTGTACCATAATGTGGACTTAGGATAA
- a CDS encoding DinB family protein, with protein sequence MNFTLEDAISLLERTPRVLDEMLRGLPERFLFSNEGEGTWNTVEVVDHLIECEKVNFIPRIRFILEEGDSKPFPVFDRFAHLKEEEAVTLPEKLQNFKQLREENLVILQSLAKPEVLELEGTHPAFGKVKMRELIATWAVHDLTHINQITRNIAKRYTEEVGPWKEYLGIVGR encoded by the coding sequence ATGAATTTTACATTAGAGGATGCAATAAGCTTGCTAGAGCGAACACCGCGTGTGCTGGATGAAATGTTGAGAGGGTTACCAGAGAGGTTTCTTTTCAGTAATGAAGGGGAGGGAACTTGGAACACGGTAGAGGTAGTCGATCATTTAATAGAGTGCGAGAAGGTGAACTTCATACCGAGGATTCGTTTTATTTTGGAAGAGGGAGACAGCAAGCCTTTTCCTGTGTTTGATAGATTTGCTCACTTGAAAGAGGAAGAGGCAGTGACTCTACCGGAAAAGCTTCAGAATTTCAAACAGCTTAGGGAAGAAAATCTCGTTATCTTGCAATCTCTTGCAAAGCCTGAAGTGTTGGAGCTAGAGGGGACTCATCCTGCATTTGGAAAGGTGAAAATGAGAGAGCTTATCGCTACTTGGGCTGTTCACGATCTCACCCACATCAACCAAATTACGAGAAACATTGCAAAACGATACACAGAAGAGGTGGGACCATGGAAAGAGTATCTTGGGATTGTAGGGAGGTAG
- a CDS encoding SDR family oxidoreductase has protein sequence MSKNRDRIAIVTGASRQNGIGAAICRELADAGHSIFFTYWTTYDQQIFQNSSLAEPLLLKKELEAKGVPVGCVELDLTTHDAPEKLLNQVEAELGTPSILINNACYSTNDNYSNITFEELDRHYFVNIRTTTLLSSYFARRFKKGTGGRIINLTSGQFQRPMPGELSYATTKGAIEALTYTLAAEVGAIGITVNAINPGPTDTGWMTEPIKDALSGMFPTGRVGEPRDAARLVKFLASEEGEWITGQTLHSEGGFDFRR, from the coding sequence ATGAGTAAAAATAGAGATCGAATAGCAATTGTGACAGGTGCAAGTAGACAAAATGGAATTGGGGCGGCTATTTGTCGCGAACTGGCCGATGCTGGCCATTCTATCTTTTTCACCTATTGGACGACGTATGATCAACAAATATTTCAAAATAGCAGCCTAGCAGAACCTTTATTACTAAAAAAAGAACTAGAAGCTAAAGGCGTGCCTGTTGGATGTGTGGAACTTGACTTAACCACACACGATGCACCGGAAAAATTATTGAATCAAGTGGAAGCAGAACTTGGTACGCCATCTATTCTGATTAACAATGCCTGCTATTCTACCAACGATAACTATAGTAATATAACTTTTGAAGAGCTGGATCGTCATTATTTCGTAAACATCCGTACCACCACCCTCTTGAGCAGTTATTTTGCCCGCCGCTTCAAAAAAGGAACGGGAGGACGCATCATCAATCTAACGTCCGGTCAATTTCAACGACCAATGCCGGGAGAGTTGTCCTATGCGACTACCAAGGGAGCAATTGAAGCACTCACGTATACGCTTGCTGCGGAAGTTGGCGCCATTGGAATCACAGTGAATGCCATCAACCCAGGTCCAACCGATACAGGCTGGATGACCGAACCAATCAAAGATGCTCTTTCTGGCATGTTTCCAACTGGAAGGGTTGGAGAACCTAGAGATGCCGCGCGACTAGTCAAATTTTTAGCCAGTGAAGAAGGCGAATGGATTACTGGGCAGACCTTACATTCCGAGGGTGGGTTTGATTTTAGGAGGTAA
- a CDS encoding N-acetyltransferase → MQLNQVWNNRERFLPYLLLADESEAIVRAYIHDGDLYEIKLGGEVAGVVLFVPENKQVIELKNMALLSVFRGKGIGKKVIHEAAKILSQKGYQTLTVGTANSSIENLAFYQKAGFRISGIKKDFFLKYPEPIIENGIRALDMIMFERKI, encoded by the coding sequence ATGCAACTTAACCAAGTATGGAACAATCGAGAACGATTTTTACCCTATTTGCTGCTTGCAGATGAGAGCGAGGCTATCGTACGTGCGTATATTCATGACGGAGACCTATATGAAATTAAATTAGGTGGGGAAGTCGCAGGCGTGGTGCTGTTTGTTCCCGAAAATAAGCAAGTGATCGAGCTTAAAAACATGGCACTCCTTTCTGTATTTCGCGGAAAGGGCATCGGCAAAAAAGTAATTCATGAAGCTGCCAAAATCCTGAGTCAAAAAGGCTACCAAACGCTCACAGTCGGTACCGCCAACTCTAGCATCGAAAACCTTGCATTCTATCAAAAAGCAGGCTTCCGTATAAGTGGCATCAAAAAAGATTTTTTTCTAAAATATCCAGAACCCATCATCGAAAACGGCATCCGCGCGCTCGATATGATCATGTTTGAGAGGAAAATATAA
- a CDS encoding ABC transporter permease subunit: MNIKKETFKLTASVIAALIFMVLLVLFPRTPNFQLTTTVEMQEFGMMPFFQEYKANLTNFFTHVKEHKSLGGTRFSQTTVEQEVMRYYPKSLLVIALAFIISITLGLYKGIFDYKNKHSKKNFLGNGTTWLFQAIPDFFVVIIAFYLAFYYLPMGVIFSNKNWYSFAAPTILVTIYPMMYVARLTSASLLHQDGSDYIRTAFAKGNKIKQVIKGHILKNSLLDLVGHLPTIMIVVISNMLMVEYLTGYAGAGNRIFIALGGRQNNIGNGAGDIEAGLVIGFGLCFMATILIVHIVKLILLTRLSHKGA, from the coding sequence ATGAACATAAAAAAAGAAACATTCAAACTCACCGCATCTGTCATTGCAGCACTCATTTTTATGGTCCTGCTCGTTCTTTTTCCAAGAACACCTAACTTTCAGCTGACTACTACGGTGGAAATGCAGGAATTCGGAATGATGCCTTTTTTTCAAGAGTATAAAGCCAACCTCACTAATTTTTTTACCCATGTAAAAGAACACAAAAGTCTTGGTGGTACGAGATTCAGCCAGACAACGGTGGAGCAAGAGGTAATGCGCTACTATCCAAAGAGTTTGCTGGTCATCGCACTTGCTTTCATCATCAGCATCACTCTAGGTCTGTACAAAGGAATCTTTGATTACAAAAACAAACACTCCAAGAAAAACTTTCTCGGTAATGGAACAACCTGGCTGTTTCAGGCAATTCCTGATTTCTTTGTCGTCATCATCGCGTTTTACCTAGCCTTTTACTACCTGCCTATGGGGGTAATATTCAGCAATAAAAATTGGTACAGCTTTGCCGCACCAACCATCCTTGTTACCATCTATCCAATGATGTATGTGGCACGTCTGACTAGTGCGTCCCTTCTGCATCAGGATGGCTCGGATTACATACGCACCGCCTTTGCAAAGGGGAACAAAATTAAGCAGGTCATCAAGGGCCATATTTTAAAAAATAGTTTGCTCGACCTTGTAGGCCACCTTCCAACCATTATGATTGTTGTCATATCTAATATGCTCATGGTCGAATACCTTACAGGCTATGCAGGAGCAGGAAATAGAATTTTCATCGCCTTAGGTGGGAGGCAAAATAATATTGGCAATGGAGCTGGCGATATTGAAGCGGGACTTGTCATCGGCTTTGGTCTCTGCTTTATGGCAACGATTCTCATTGTACATATTGTGAAATTGATTTTGCTGACAAGACTCAGCCACAAGGGAGCGTGA
- a CDS encoding ABC transporter permease, which translates to MLKKNMNLFIGGMFLALLVITAIIGPHLTYVKEGIEPGRLIFLEGGGLLRAPFEPSRDFPLGSDHEGRNLLSLILMGTRDTLLLILLITSIRYAVGVILGTIASFRGRVVSNVLNVWDQIFSSMPIIFVAILFLTLPMFIFTEHRFWIAVISIALVEVGRVGVTVRDQLVHVKKQPYVEAGRMVGMSPFALAIHHYWPNVLPNMLVNFCFDIGRVTLIIGQLGIFSVFITQEFIMMNTGFGQLVNTSYNWSTILGEARKDIYTAVWIPAAAATAIMFVILTFNILGEGLRKHFNRLGT; encoded by the coding sequence ATGCTAAAAAAGAATATGAACTTATTTATTGGTGGTATGTTTCTTGCGCTTTTGGTCATCACCGCCATCATCGGCCCCCACCTGACCTATGTAAAAGAGGGCATTGAGCCAGGCCGCCTAATTTTTCTAGAAGGTGGCGGATTATTAAGAGCCCCGTTTGAGCCGTCTCGTGACTTTCCTCTCGGCTCTGATCATGAGGGGAGAAACCTTCTCAGTCTTATCCTGATGGGGACAAGGGACACGTTGCTTCTCATATTACTTATTACAAGTATCCGTTACGCTGTTGGAGTCATCCTTGGTACGATTGCATCTTTCCGTGGGAGAGTTGTCTCCAATGTCCTGAACGTTTGGGATCAAATTTTTTCCAGCATGCCCATCATCTTTGTGGCCATTCTCTTTTTAACACTGCCAATGTTTATTTTCACGGAACATCGCTTCTGGATTGCTGTGATTAGCATTGCGCTTGTAGAAGTAGGGCGGGTTGGTGTCACCGTTCGTGATCAGCTAGTTCATGTAAAAAAACAACCTTACGTGGAAGCAGGGAGAATGGTGGGGATGTCCCCATTTGCCCTCGCCATTCATCACTACTGGCCAAACGTGCTGCCAAATATGCTTGTCAATTTCTGCTTTGACATCGGGCGCGTCACGCTCATCATCGGGCAGCTCGGAATCTTCTCTGTGTTCATCACCCAAGAATTCATTATGATGAACACCGGATTTGGCCAACTAGTCAACACCAGCTACAACTGGTCCACCATCCTCGGCGAAGCAAGAAAAGACATTTACACCGCCGTCTGGATTCCAGCTGCAGCTGCCACCGCCATCATGTTCGTTATCCTTACCTTTAATATTCTTGGAGAAGGCCTCCGCAAACACTTCAACAGACTAGGGACGTAG